The following proteins are co-located in the Besnoitia besnoiti strain Bb-Ger1 chromosome Unknown contig00007, whole genome shotgun sequence genome:
- a CDS encoding uncharacterized protein (encoded by transcript BESB_073820) — MEETLQEVALSGLPRAEKIQALNLLIKIINNILFPPPTASPAEVERFRCINSSSTALQQRLLRHGPVYENLLLSLGFFRTSDPPVSCPLPQSHQEYFFLPTTVERAQLEAELELIRATVVSLEGAAAAGGEELVAERLLSGGAESSSPARRVATTSRAIRDSSASAHAKTQEDLRQLREQQRERFAQRAETDASRGLANWFSTSQEPAAPAAASVACERSATAPPPPQPPAASGGGSRGRDCRSNAATRFFKNLFGGRRRSQERGEDRDHAPRGGDARGPRMKTLKDLPPAPRRRG; from the exons ATGGAGGAAACCCTTCAAGAGGTGGCCCTCTCAGGGCTTCCCAGGGCAGAGAAGATTCAGGCGCTGAATCTCCTCATAAAGATAATCAACAA CATTCTGTTCCCGCCGCCTACGGCCTCTCCAGCGGAAGTCGAGAGATTCAGGTGTATCAACAGTAGCAGCACAGCGCTTCAGCaacggctgctgcgccacgGGCCGGTCTACGAGAACTTGCTCCTTTCCTTGGGCTTCTTCCGGACTTCGGATCCCCCCGTCTCAtgtccgctgccgcagagtcACCAGGAGTACTTTTTCCTGCCGACAACCGTCGAGCGCGCCCAACTGGAAGCCGAACTCGAGCTGATTCGCGCGACGGTGGTGAGcctcgagggcgcagcggcggcaggcggcgaggagctcgtcgcggagagactcctcagcggcggcgcggagagctcctcgcctgcgcggcgtgtTGCAAC GACGTCGCGTGCGATTCGCgactcctccgcctccgcacacgcgaagacgcaggaagACCTCCGTCAGCTGCGGgaacagcagcgcgagcgcttcgcgcagagagcggagacagatGCTAGCCGGGGGCTGGCGAATTGGTTTTCGACTTCGCAggagcctgcggcgccggccgccgcctctgtcgcgtgtgagcgcagcgcgacggcgccgccgcctccgcagcccccGGCGGCCTCTGGAGGCGGGTCGCGGGGACGGGACTGCCGCTCGAACGCCGCAACGCGCTTCTTCAAAAACCTCTttggcgggcgccgccgaagccaagagcgcggagaggacaGAGACCATGCcccacgcggaggcgacgcgcgagggcctcgcaTGAAGACGCTCAAAGAcctgccgcccgcccctcgcaggcgaggcTGA